The sequence below is a genomic window from Sebastes fasciatus isolate fSebFas1 chromosome 18, fSebFas1.pri, whole genome shotgun sequence.
gcagctgaaatatagagtgatattgtgcttttagctgacgtgtgtctcctcactgtgttgagcgatgctccttcatgtctatgtagagcgagcacaagcgccagcaacaggacgctgactttagttgacttaacggacacaggtgaagctgttaacaacacatttaggattcttacatagagtccctttaaaacaaatgtttaacaGTCTAATTCTCTTTCCCAGGGCTGGCTTCAGATATAGACCAgataggaaaaaataaatatatatatttttttaaatgccgtTGGGCGCCCGTCCTCAtcgaggtaacaaatgaacaaataaataacgaaaaagagaaataaacttTTTACCCCTGTATCCAAACCAAAGGGACCAGAGCCGGCCctgctcttttattttgaagagaacAGGAAGCTGCAGCCACAAtgctttaaatatttgttttatcttcTCAGGTGGGTGGGTGTACGCCGTCGTGGCTGGGGTTCTAGCAGCGCTCTTAATAATCGTTGTGGCAGTCATCATATGGAAGAGACGTAAAGGTGAGACAACGgatgataattattattaataatactgGATCTGTGGATCTTCTCTTTTATCAACCTCCTCGTTTGTCTTTTCAGGAAACACACAGATGGACGACAACGTTGTGAGTTTAAAAACTGTTCTTCACTCTTTAatttgaaatattcaaacacaccgttttagaataggagacaataacacatttaatctgcatgtgatgatcataaagtgggcatgtctgtaaaggggagactcgtgggtacccatagaacccatttacattcactgatctggaggtcagaggtcaagggacccctttgaaaatggccataccagtttatcctcgccaaaatttcagcttatgtttggagcgttatttaacctccttccctgacgagctagtatgacatggttggtaccgatggattcatcaggtttttagtttcacatgatacctgTACCTTAATTcaagctctaaaactgaacagctgcagcctctgaaagacactcggggagggagggaggtgaatagatccaacaaacacacgtctttcatccaggagaccgctgtttgtgtcccgtgttcacaacgttcagtctcattttcactgtactaacgtggtagttttaagcccaaccatgtagttctttcctaaacctaactagagtggttttattgcctgtgtttttgtttaattgacaacattaatcacgtgtttactgcgactgaaaagAGGACGGCGAGGgctctgacaaagcgtcagtatgtgatgagttgagatgagaacgtgttgctctTCTGAAACCTGCACAGATGCATCTCATACGTTGCACAGGTCTTGTTTGTGTTGTGCACGGGCCTTGATACATGTGCATTAAGTGAAGTGTAACATGCTTTTTGTCCAGGAGCTGACCTCAGACCCGGCACTGACTCAGTCCGCTCCAGAGAGCAGTCGGGACACGGTGAGATCACTACACACTGTACAACGTTACACTCACTGACATCTGTAAAATAGAACTGTGTCTCACAGTCTGTACAGTCTGGAGAGTGGGAGGATGAGCAATAAAGACAAAAAGGGAAGTTAGATGATGCAACTACAACAGAAGTCAGAGGACAAACCGCCgccactaaaaaaaacactatttactgtaaatgttgaTGTCACTGAGCAGCCATGATGTCGTCTCCTCTGTGTAGGCTGATCCTGAAGACGGTGTTTCCTACGCCTCCGTCAGCTACACCAAGAAGGCCAACAGTAAAGCCAAGGTGAGCTGTCTAAGTGTGGCGATGCTGCTTTGCGTTGTTTTTGTATGTTGTGTTTCACTGTGGGATTTCGTTAGTGCTTCTTCTCTGTCCTGTTGTGTCATCTATATTGCGTTGTTTCCTGCCAGGTTCGGAGTAAAACTGATGATGATGCGGTGACCTACACGACCGTGAAGGCTTCGTCCGCTGATCCCAGCAGTCTCTACGCTACCATCAACTAACCATCAAACCCGCCTGCTCATCTCATTTGATCAGGACGgattattgtaaatatagcTTCCTATTCAGACGAGGGGGGGGGAGTCGGTTGTAGAGGTTGCACAATGTGAAAAGGGGAAGCAATGACTCAACATGTACAGTGGTtgcttaaaatataaatataacatatatactgtaaatgagcTTAGTTTAGGACACATTCTGTTGATGAATCAGAGATGGATGAGCTACACTCTGATGGTCCGTGTCCACAGGCTCTGTGCTTTCCACAccccccattcattgtctatgcaagcagccgcgcaatgcattctggtagcatggcgtcgcgattcgagagactaggcgtcacgacgcccgctccttatttgcataaagttgagggctcgtctactttatgtaaatcacgggcgttcgacgcgactcgccgcctctccaaactcccgaggatcttttaaactaaacgtcgttgatccaaaataaagacagattcatcaacatggattatttctctcctcaaatgttttcagaaacacatttcagtgaactattgacgtgaaataagagaagaaagtttccaaacaagcctccagactggttccggtttgaaagctgggagcagcagccaacggcgggaaagcgttcgtccaatcaggagccgagtgccttgtttctagggacagcacaccaagcgtccaatgctgggaagcgtcgcgtccccttgcgataaaaaacgcccctgtggacacgaaCCGTCAGAAAAGTCCGTAAAGATACGGGCCAATGTAACGCGTTAATATGAAGGAAGTTTCTGTGTATCGATTTTCCACGGGAGTTTTACCCGTatttttgcattgcattgtgggatcaAGAACCTCCGCTAGTGCAAAAGTTGGAAGAGGCAGAGACCACCACACACGGCAAAGTTTAGTTCAAATTTCGAATTTGGAGAAACCGCTTTCACACTTCTGTGGTAAAAAATCAACAATTAGTGATTAATGTTCAGGACTCAACGTTAGCTCAAGTTGCCCCCTGTTTCAGGTGGTCCACAGAGACCGATAGGTAACGTATGAATGCTAGCGTTGGCGTCTGTTTTGTAAAGGTTGGGTCTGTTATTTAGATCGGTACggaggatatactgtaaatttacAGAAATGTCCATATTAGGGTTGAAGAAAATGTCCGTAAACTTAACGGAAAATGTCCTGGTGATATCTACCCGGACATTATCTGTTTTTCTACGGATGTTTTTCTCAGAGTGTAATCTCAGGTTATAGTGAGCATGTTGCtatttaatgttttcattaCATGTATCGCCTGTAATTACTTCATATCATTTATCAAGGTTTTcttattctttattttcataatttcttCTGTTTATTACCTTTTGTTATTCTTTGATATGCAACAATTTGACCGTTTATGTTTTAGTTCAGTCAGCGTTGAGTGTTCAGAGCcgactgagaggaggagggatgtcACATGacttattacagtttttctcaattgtttacacacaaatactggtacttgacacacaatgaccacaacatgtaactcatgcaccaaccccctgaaccaattctgctaaactacaagcacaattcctgctttacactcaaattgcagttctaaaacacacttttttcagaacactacacacaattctctgcatttggcacaattttcatgagaaaatctcgttttcacaaggaacacactgtcattcaaaattctaaagtcaattgccctactatgcacactgactcatcacatgggcaaacacctgtcacacagtgttacaattagcaatcagttgatgcttttcatggctggattcgacatgctaagcgatatttcccccgctgcttggccagggaaaacattgcttgtgatgtggatgaggtgctgtggccagaccgaaacagaagagaggatgcagcatagttgtttttactgtaactgtatacagtaaattcttctgttgttttgtatgtagacctctgtatgtgcaacttcgtgttggttgggatgttcactgtgtacattgtttttgtggggaaaataaaatatatttgttaccgtgtatttgtgtgttctgagtataaaaacaatattctaaaatattttacaacacactgatgtatgtactgtctgtagtaatgtaagtactgtctgtagtaatgtatgtactgtctgtagtaatgtatgtactgtctgtagtaatgtatgtgctgtctgtagtaatgtaagtactgtctgtagtaagtgtaacactgaacaaaaaaagggcctaagtcattatgatgaatggagaagaagtgttttccattcatcatagtgttttacattgagcacatcagtgttcaactggttcttataaatgtctattcatatgatggtttgtgtgtcatttgaaaacaaaataccattttgagaagaaataacattgttttgaatgtaaagtttcattttgcaggagaattgaggggttctgcccattgtgtgtgtgtgttttttgatttgtgtgtagagttctgagagtatgaggcatgctttcagaaaatgtgtgtaaacaatcgagaaaaactgtaaaggCAGGGTGGGCGATCTCGAGGAACTAACAAGAGCACACTAGAGTTTTTATCCAGCCGATAAACTCAGCCCAGTGTTCTTGTCTTCTCCAGTGAAAGTAGCTCACAGCATCCAAAAGTCcataaatctagagagaaagacaCCAAGTCGGCCACAGAATACATTCAGAATGAAATGATGGGACGGTTTATTACCAgaatgtttctcttttttgtcagagcattatatttattgattgctgtcgggatgtaacgAGAATTTTAACTAATAAATTTATAACAAAAAACGTTCTAAAATCTTTTCCAACCCGAGCTTTAATTTGTAATAATTTTTCTTCAGCAGAAGGATGTAatgtgtgttactgtatgtgGTCATTCATTATGTCGCTGTAGTGCCAGCTGTTAGATTTAATAAACAGGCTTAACATAATGTTTTGAACACACTTCATACACCGGATGCAACTCAGCCAGGCTACTTACCAGGTAGggggtctggaggtctggaggtctggaggtctggggATCTGggggtctggaggtctggaggtctggagctgGGGACCCAGGGTCTATGCTATAGGCTAGAATAAATATCATTAATGAAAcagtatttaaatgttttctgaattccttttgatttacagaatatggTTTTTACATTGCAAACTATGTCAGAAGAATTAAAAgttcagatgaaggctgtgatataattataaataataaatattataatatataaataataaatccttATTATAGCAAGTTTAGTTTTTAAGTGAGTGAGGGTACTCTATTGTCAGGGGGTTTCTGTAGAACTCATTTAACATTATATAATTGATCTATTTTCTTAAACTCCTGTATGTGctgcctctctgctgctgcagactCAGTCCACCAAacaaatggaattatatctgtcaacaacttcttcctcacaaaacagaaaagcaatgaaaacaatgaatgtatgaaatatcattaatgtttttaagtgaagTTATTGTCGTTCTCCCGcgtggtcttttttattatttattatttattaatttataatgtgttgttttattagatgtttgtttagtttcattcctgttgtcctctctgtgtgtcacagctctgtgtttatgtttccactatgcttcttctgtatgtcAATGCTTTAATGTGTTCTGTTGTTACCATGGATACCGAcgttttgaaataataataataaaacaacaactccAGTCCTCCAGCAAACACcaacgaagaagaagagaaCCGGAAGTGCTCGTGGTGTGACCCGGAGCGGTTCCTCTGTTCCTCTGGAGCCGGACTGTTCTGTTAGAACCTCTGGATCCAGACAGGAGACCCGAGAGCTGCTCGGTGAGTTAATACCGCTGAATGACCCGCAGACTgtagaaccagaaccagacccagaaccagaaccagacccgAGCAGACCCGGAGCAGCGGAGAGCTACAGCTAGCTCCACTAGCACAACAAGCTACACAAGCTAACGGCGGCTAACGGCGGCTAGTTCAGCTAGTTCAGCTAGCCGGCTGTAAACAACAACATTACGAACTGAGATCAGCTACTGATCACTAACTATTGATCACTAACTACTGATCACTAACTGATCACTAACTATTGATCACTAACTACTGATCAGCTACTGATCACTAACTATTGATCACTAACTACTGATCAGCTACTGATCACTAACTATTGATCACTAACTACTGATCAGCTACTGATCACTAACTACTGATCACTAACTGATCACTAACTACTGATCACTAACTGATCACTAACTACTGATCAGCTACTGATCACTAACTATTGATCACTAACTACTGATCAACTACTGATCACAGCTATTGATCACTAACTGTGATCAGTGGCTGATCAGTAGTTAGTGATCACTAACTGTGATCAATAGTTATAGTTTATCTAACCTGCTCACTGTGTTGATTCACTGATATATGATCACAGAAATATatcgtatactgtatatgttcttaatgtgcccttgtacaaagtatttcctttaaTCTGCTGTGTTAGAtgtgtctctactgtgtctctactgtgtctctactgtgtctctactgtgtctctactgtgtctctactgtgtctctactgtgtttctactgtgtctctactgtgtctctactgtgtttctactgtgtctctactgtgtttctactgtgtctctactgtgtctctactgtgactctactgtgtctctactgtgtctctactgtgtttctactgtgactctactgtgtctctactgtgtctctactgtgtctctactgtgtctctactgtgtttctactgtgtctctactgtgactctactgtgtctctactgtgtttctactgtgtctctactgtgtctctactgtgactctactgtgtctctactgtgtttctactgtgtctctactgtgactctactgtgtttctactgtgtctctactgtgactctactgtgtctctactgtgtttctactgtgtctctactgtgactctactgtgtctctactgtgtctctactgtgtctctactgtgtttctactgtgtctctactgtgtctctactgtgactctactgtgtctctactgtgtttctactgtgactctactgtgtctctactgtgtctctactgtgactctactgtgtctctactgtgactctactgtgtttctactgtgactctactgtgtctctactgtgactctactgtgtctctactgtgtctctactgtgtctctactgtgactctactgtgtctctactgtgactctactgtgtctctactgtgtctctggtgtctctactgtgtctctGAGTCTGACTCGTCTCTGCTGTGTTAGAtgtgtctctactgtgtctctGAGTCTGACTCATCTCTCCTGTGTTAGAtgtgtctctactgtgtctctGGTGTCTCTGAGTCTGACTCGTCTCTGCTGTGTTAGAtgtgtctctactgtgtctctGAGTCTGACTCATCTCTCCTGTGTTAGAtgtgtctctactgtgtctctGGTGTCTCTGGTGTCTCTGAGTCTGACTCGTCTCTCCTGTGTTAGATGTGACTCTAGCAGCCGTCCATCATGAGTAACAGCCACCCTCTGCGTCCCCTGGCCTCCGTGTCGGAGATCGACCACATCCACCTGCTGTCGGAGCAGCTGGGAGCCCTGGTGCTCGGCGAGGAGTACAGCGATGTTACCTTCATCGTGGAGGAGAAGCGGTTCCCGGCGCACCGGGTCATCCTGGCAGCTCGCTGTCACTACTTCAGGTTAGTGTCTAAATGTGTAAAACCCGATGGTTCCTCTGCTGTTCCTGTCACTTACACATGTCAACCCTACACATGCTTTACCTCACTCAGAGGTCAGCAacatgcagctcttcagctcttCAGCTCTTCAGCTCTTCAGCTCTTCAGTTCTTCAGATCCTCAGATCCTCTCTagtggctctctgtggattataaacatgcaaatgaagaactgttctttgtttacattttcatttttattgatcattgttgtaggtctatggtacgacggtacgacagagtattaggaacacattgaggaaaaaaatatatctgagattacgagaataaagtcattatattataaagtagtaatttaacgtgttattttcttttttctcattaagttatgactttattctagtaatgtTATacatttattctcgtaatattctgactttattgtgtaaatctcagatgtgttttccctcaatgtggccctaatactccgtagtacattgtctctttggccctcactgcattagactgatatactttatacttagactataaactgttaccttcatcacaatgatcacatgttttgcggctccagacagaattaattttttttagatagtaaaggttgccgagcCCTGGCTTAACTCATCATCTGACAAATCCAAATATTCAAACAAGAGCCGAAACAATCAGTTGATTCATAGTTTGATTTTGACAATCGATTGATTATTTAGGTCATTTTTAAGCACAAATGCCATGAAGAAAATGTAGAAGAAGGTTCGCACACTGTAGCTCCATTAAAGTGATatttattggcacatcttaGTCAGTGACGTTTCGAGCACATGCTCTTCTACAGGCTTCGGCTGCGGTCGACAAGTCAAATAATGacgtcctaatgtcttttcttaaccacttctccttgacctcgatggaaaacgtcatgaggtgaAAGAGGATTCAGAAGGactcaggaaaagacaaccgtggtgttcagagaattaACTCAAGATCACCATATCACTTAACAGTATGCATTTACAAATGGTAGAAAATGTCATATAAGAAAGACCACGATATCTCTCACAGTACGGTTTGGGATGTGTGGAACAACTTTACATTGTTTTAAGCAGAAATGCCAGACATGTCCTTGTTCAACCTCCTCAGTTGTGAATTGTCTTCATCttgtgtgacagtaaactgactTTGGACTGAGAAATGTTTATGATTCCATTAGGGTTGAGACAGTCAAAAGCTTAAAGGATAACCTTTGTTGTTTGATATTGTGCGTCTCGCTCAGAGAAGTCTCGCTCTGAAACCTGGCGTCACATCCACATTGTgtaaatcatctaaatattcagccatgacatagTAAATCTGTGAGATAACACTTAGCTACGCTTTCTGTCCTCCAACTCAACATACTCTGACAACGCCGGTGTCCTGTGTCACTCCTCTCTTCACTCTCACTCACGCTTCCACTGCTGTCTCTtctggcaacaagtcacatgacacaatgacaaacagaaAGCGAAAGGTCAGAAAAAGGTCTTGATAATAACAAtgtgagcctgtcagtggcagaAACAAGAACTGTTAGGTGACGTAAACTGACGGTTCCAGGTTGACCCAAATGATCCCATCACAGCTGGTTTAGCGGCTGGCGGATGCAGCGTTCTCCATCAATAcaggaccagtttcagaaagtgttgtccccattactCCCTTAGACACAACAACATGAGAAAGTAGGTTGAGAAATGCAGAAGTGATCCTTTAACACTGCGGAGAAAGTTAGTGAGAAAACGTATGGCTACTGAAAAATCAAATATCTCCTCTTTGCTTCTTGTGGCTCCTTCAGGGCCCTGCTGTACGGTGGGATGAAAGAGTCCCAGCCCCAGGCGGAGGTGTGTTTAGAGGAGACGCGGGCCGAAGCCTTCTCCATGCTGCTACACTACCTGTACACGGGCCGGGCCAGCCTCAGCTCCGCCAGGGAGGAGGTGCTGCTGGACTTCCTGGGCCTGGCTCACCGCTACGGCCTCCAGCCGCTGGAGGACTCCACCTCCGAGTTCCTCCGCACCATCCTGCACACCAACAACGTCTGCCTGGTGTTTGACGTGGCCAGTCTGTACTCTCTGAGCGCGCTCAGTGCAGCCTGCTGTGCCTACATGGACAGACACGGGCCTGAGGTGTTGAGTTCTGACGGCTTCCTCCTGCTCTCCAAGGTAAGAGCTGTAATCACTATCACATCTGGTTCATTCTTACATCAGGGGAGCCTTCGTTTCTCTATACATGATGGGGAAACATGGTTTGAAATATTAGAATGATCTCATCAGTAGATATCTCAAACAATGGTTTTGACTTTGAGTTTTTGTGTTTGCAGACCGCTCTGCTGACTGTGGTCAGGCGGGACTCGTTTGCCGCCAGTGAGAAGGAGATCTTCCAGGCTTTGAGTCGTTGGTGCCGGCAGCACGAGGAGGGGGCCGATACACTGGAAGTGATGGCAGCGGTGCGCCTGCCTCTCATGACTCTGACGGAGATGCTGAATGTGGTGCGACCGTCCGGCCTGCTGAGCCCCGACGACCTGCTGGACGCCATCAAGGCCCGCTCTGAGAGCCGCAACATGGACCTCAACTACCGCGGCATGCTCAGTCAGTGCTCTCACTCCTCCACCTTCTTACTGCTATTACCATTATGGATCACATCaaacattatatatacagtagttggGTTTTTcatatagatataaaacatatttgtgtTTCCAGACGATGGCCCCTGATCTGTTTTCTAAAATATCAAATCCAGAATTTCTAAAAAATaaagccggaaggcaaagctctcgatctccTGGTCAGTCATAAATAGATCAtacaagcagagtgtttttGGTGGCGTTTGGAGCAGCCAAACCGTTTACCGCTGTGCGAGAGAGCGCGGGCCGGAGCGAGCCTGATGTCGTTGACCGCAAGACTAGAAATATGGCGAGCGACTGAACGTACACTCTTCACTCCTTCACAGAGTTGCAGCTACGCCTGCAAAACAGCTCTGGACTAAATCTGCAACCAAATTAGTTTGAAAGAAAATGCAGTAACATGTTTGAATtgcataaatacagtatatacacatagcATCACAAATCAACTAATATTAAGCTTGTCTGAACAGTTATGAGTGATGCAGTGATGGAGTTATCAGAACAGTCAACAGACATCTTACCAAGAAACCGTACGTCCATCGTCGTCTCCATGGATACGGTGAATAAACACGGTTGCACAGACGCTGTGAAAATGATTTCACTTTTTTCAACTCATTCTTTGTTCTTATTTATAAAAGAGACTAAAACTATGGGggcaatataatataatatgatctATTCAATATGTTAAGAGAGACAATCCGAGTATAGGTAGCGCCGGTATGTTTACTTCCTCTTTGGGCGGAGATGTTCGACAGTGGAACGTCTTCCAACTGTCTGCGTAGGCGTCTGGTCTGAACGGCCTCGATGGGTAAAAGTGTTCCACCGAGGGCTGGCTCACAATCCTAAACATAGAGTCCTGAAAAATCTAGCGAGAAGTCTGGAAGCGTTTGTAATGGTGAAATGTAAGATGTGTAGGAGCCCGGATGTTTCCCGTGTATTTCATGTGTTCATTTGAACATTTCTTGGTTCTTGGGTTTCAGTCCCGGAGGAGAACATCGCCACCATGAAGTACGGAGCTCAGGTGATGAAAGGGGAGCTGAAGTCGGCGCTGCTGGACGGAGACACCCAGAACTACGACCTGGACCACGGCTTCTCCAGACATCCCATCGAGGAGGACGGCCGGGCCGGGATCCAGGTCAAACTGGGCCAGTCGTCCATCATCAACCACGTCCGCCTGCTGCTGTGGGACAGAGACAGTCGGTAAGACGGGCTAGTCTCACCCTGCTAGAACTAAACAGAGGGAAGTTACAGACCAGTATTACCAGTTGTATCATTCACTATTTACTACTGaatactggagctcaaactcgAGTTCACTTTCATCTTTAAAAGAGTTGACTGACTGAACTGATGTCCAGTTAGCGAGGCGGTGAGAGGACTCATCTGAAGGTTgtcttgtgtgtttatttgtttgtaatGGTAATGGAACAGGATACCGCATCGGACATATTCAACATGgacaaatgatttaaatgaaattatGTTTCAGTAAATACATGTTCTGTATTTACTGATCTGATGGTAAATACTGAACACGTTTAATATTTAGGATTTGAAATGGGTGCGGtcaggatggacttctgagccgatCGGGGATGtaaacatctggaaagatcatctttagaaccatcaaacaatCTTTGCTTTGCTAATGATTATCTGGAGGAATCAGGACCAGAGTCAGCTGGAGTCTGGTCCTGATTCTGGTACTGATTCTGGTCCTGATTCCGGTGGAGTGTGGACCTGAGATTAGACAGATTAACTGTTAGAACTGTCTTGTGTCTCAGAGGTGTTCTTATGTATTGGTGGTTTATGgtttttgctttttaatgaAGCTCGTTATACTGACTTTCTATCATGACAAACTGAGTGTATGGAATGATTTCAGACGTCCCTCTTGATTATCTCAGGTCCTACTCCTACTACATCGAGGTATCGATGGACGAGCTGGACTGGGTGCGTGTCGTGGACCATTCAAAGTACCTCTGCCGCTCTTGGCAGGACCTTTTCTTCACACCGCGAGTTTGCAGGTAAGCTAAACTAAAGCCACTCGGTTCCCGGTTCAGTTCTTATCTCTCGGCCCCCGAACTGTCGTGGAAACAAGTTGACTGTCATGCATGTTGACCGTGCTCATAAATAAGAAACACATGCACTCGACCTCTTTTGGTGCTCTGCCATCTCGCCAGGCTGGAGATGTCGGCGGCACGACGAGTCCAAACAAATCACTGTATTTTTTGCCAAGCACGAAGAGCTCGTCTGTGCCATAACTTGCCA
It includes:
- the btbd9 gene encoding BTB/POZ domain-containing protein 9 isoform X2 gives rise to the protein MSNSHPLRPLASVSEIDHIHLLSEQLGALVLGEEYSDVTFIVEEKRFPAHRVILAARCHYFRALLYGGMKESQPQAEVCLEETRAEAFSMLLHYLYTGRASLSSAREEVLLDFLGLAHRYGLQPLEDSTSEFLRTILHTNNVCLVFDVASLYSLSALSAACCAYMDRHGPEVLSSDGFLLLSKTALLTVVRRDSFAASEKEIFQALSRWCRQHEEGADTLEVMAAVRLPLMTLTEMLNVVRPSGLLSPDDLLDAIKARSESRNMDLNYRGMLIPEENIATMKYGAQVMKGELKSALLDGDTQNYDLDHGFSRHPIEEDGRAGIQVKLGQSSIINHVRLLLWDRDSRSYSYYIEVSMDELDWVRVVDHSKYLCRSWQDLFFTPRVCRYVRIVGTHNTVNKVFHLVAFECMFTHRSFTLENGLLVPGENVATIAACASVIEGVSRSRNALLNGDTRNYDWDSGYTCHQLGSGAIVIQLAQPYSIGSLRLLLWDCDERSYSYYVEVSSNQQQWTKVVDRTRVACRSWQTLKFDKQPASFIRIVGTHNTANEVFHCVHFECPAQLDTEVNEGSPGPDPPDGGSTSPQPRPQRPSRTHSLQPSQPYQPSQPSSPPSSSLPASEAEGSV
- the btbd9 gene encoding BTB/POZ domain-containing protein 9 isoform X1; the encoded protein is MSNSHPLRPLASVSEIDHIHLLSEQLGALVLGEEYSDVTFIVEEKRFPAHRVILAARCHYFRALLYGGMKESQPQAEVCLEETRAEAFSMLLHYLYTGRASLSSAREEVLLDFLGLAHRYGLQPLEDSTSEFLRTILHTNNVCLVFDVASLYSLSALSAACCAYMDRHGPEVLSSDGFLLLSKTALLTVVRRDSFAASEKEIFQALSRWCRQHEEGADTLEVMAAVRLPLMTLTEMLNVVRPSGLLSPDDLLDAIKARSESRNMDLNYRGMLIPEENIATMKYGAQVMKGELKSALLDGDTQNYDLDHGFSRHPIEEDGRAGIQVKLGQSSIINHVRLLLWDRDSRSYSYYIEVSMDELDWVRVVDHSKYLCRSWQDLFFTPRVCRYVRIVGTHNTVNKVFHLVAFECMFTHRSFTLENGLLVPGENVATIAACASVIEGVSRSRNALLNGDTRNYDWDSGYTCHQLGSGAIVIQLAQPYSIGSLRLLLWDCDERSYSYYVEVSSNQQQWTKVVDRTRVACRSWQTLKFDKQPASFIRIVGTHNTANEVFHCVHFECPAQLDTEVNEGSPGPDPPDGGSTSPQPRPQRPSRTHSLQPSQPYQPSQPSSPPSSSSSSSQPPHPHL